ATCGACGGCCGCGTGTCGTTCACCGCCGTTTCAGAGGTGCTCGGCGCCTCCTCACCACGCTCAAGAGCAATCGCCCGCTTCGCCCATCGCACCAGCACGAATGAGGTAGACGGAGCACCGGCCGCGTTCATGAAGATCATCCCGTTTGGGGTTGGCTGGTGACGCCGTT
Above is a window of Streptosporangiales bacterium DNA encoding:
- a CDS encoding AsnC family transcriptional regulator, coding for MTALDGLDRGLIHALQIDGRVSFTAVSEVLGASSPRSRAIARFAHRTSTNEVDGAPAAFMKIIPFGVGW